From one Halodesulfovibrio sp. MK-HDV genomic stretch:
- a CDS encoding ARMT1-like domain-containing protein, with translation MGKVLPAIASARDVHWGEDAGMDAWLHHFKTENNIEHLMNPENVASDEQLKFMVALDDKQIFIPCSDETLSCLLEEKPSDELMREYGRIWLHTVRLIRKHAFNKYHERKVMGFCRLRFKTHLSSRIMIPSRLLKRMNSIVLTQCSLVDPSSGEKLAANRNAFEYFKNPATDRMLYSTPSECMFNPDLRDLRSELDIIELIRLMYFSTMPELWSAGTPSYLDTESEMNKPCPTSHSLEVLLGSEKDDRKTILFLPESSGGIVFDLYFIRALLRLGHKIILALKEGFLFDSPTYWDAMQDPVLLELCKTAKMVPNDTISKNLLLALLRSHRFLIISDGMREKLNLYKTNVTFSRAWKECDIVFAKGAANYDNLLNCGHSFTRDVLGFYRKHDGTFVLEAKSRASNIRKFSEEAINDMANRIIESMRKEKQKGRSVMFYSAVIGSIPGETNTAIKIVNTFVAHLRKRLDSTFIINPAEHFEEGMDGDDLMFMWEQVQRSGLLDVWRFQTVEDIETSFGLLDHKVPSIWSGKDSTFSTGCTKEMRIALDVQKRNPELQIIGPSSEKFFRRAEYGVGKYYDAGITSM, from the coding sequence ATGGGGAAAGTACTGCCTGCAATTGCGTCTGCCAGAGATGTACACTGGGGAGAAGACGCAGGAATGGATGCCTGGCTGCATCACTTTAAGACAGAAAACAACATTGAACACCTCATGAATCCTGAAAACGTTGCTTCCGATGAGCAGCTCAAGTTCATGGTTGCCCTTGACGATAAACAAATTTTTATTCCTTGTTCTGATGAAACACTTAGTTGTCTGCTGGAAGAGAAGCCGTCAGATGAACTTATGCGTGAATACGGGCGTATCTGGTTGCACACCGTCCGTCTTATTCGCAAACATGCGTTTAATAAATATCACGAACGGAAAGTGATGGGGTTTTGCCGTTTGCGGTTTAAAACACATTTGTCATCACGGATTATGATTCCTTCCCGATTGCTTAAGCGCATGAACAGTATTGTACTTACACAGTGTTCTCTGGTTGATCCATCCAGCGGTGAAAAGCTTGCTGCAAACAGAAATGCATTTGAGTATTTTAAAAATCCTGCCACAGACCGAATGTTGTACTCAACACCGTCTGAGTGCATGTTTAACCCCGATTTGCGCGATTTGCGCTCGGAGTTGGACATTATAGAATTGATACGGCTCATGTACTTTTCTACCATGCCGGAGTTGTGGAGCGCAGGTACGCCTTCATATCTCGATACTGAAAGCGAAATGAACAAGCCTTGTCCTACATCACATTCGCTTGAAGTGCTCCTTGGTTCAGAAAAAGATGATCGAAAAACTATTCTGTTTCTGCCGGAAAGCAGTGGCGGAATTGTATTTGACCTCTACTTTATTCGGGCGTTACTCAGGCTGGGGCATAAAATCATTCTGGCATTGAAAGAAGGCTTTCTTTTTGATTCCCCGACATATTGGGATGCCATGCAGGATCCAGTGTTGCTCGAGTTGTGTAAGACAGCCAAAATGGTGCCGAATGACACAATTTCCAAGAACCTGTTACTTGCGCTGTTGCGTTCGCATCGGTTCCTCATTATTTCTGATGGAATGCGTGAGAAGCTGAATCTGTATAAAACAAATGTGACATTTTCTCGTGCATGGAAAGAGTGTGATATTGTTTTTGCAAAAGGTGCAGCGAACTACGATAACCTGCTGAATTGCGGGCACAGCTTTACGCGTGACGTGCTTGGATTCTACAGAAAACATGACGGCACGTTTGTATTGGAAGCAAAATCGCGTGCCAGCAATATTCGAAAATTTAGTGAAGAAGCCATTAATGACATGGCAAACCGCATCATTGAGAGTATGCGTAAAGAGAAGCAGAAGGGACGTAGTGTTATGTTTTATAGCGCAGTCATCGGTTCTATTCCCGGTGAAACGAACACAGCTATAAAGATAGTAAACACTTTTGTTGCTCACTTGCGTAAGCGTCTCGACAGTACATTTATTATTAACCCCGCTGAACACTTTGAAGAAGGTATGGACGGGGATGATTTGATGTTCATGTGGGAGCAGGTTCAACGAAGCGGCTTGTTGGACGTCTGGCGTTTTCAGACAGTTGAAGATATAGAAACGAGCTTTGGTTTGCTTGATCATAAAGTTCCATCCATCTGGTCGGGGAAAGATTCTACATTCTCCACCGGCTGTACAAAAGAAATGCGTATTGCATTGGACGTACAGAAGAGGAATCCGGAATTACAGATCATCGGGCCAAGTTCAGAGAAATTTTTCCGTAGAGCAGAATATGGCGTTGGTAAATATTATGACGCCGGTATTACCTCTATGTAA